A DNA window from Labrus mixtus chromosome 4, fLabMix1.1, whole genome shotgun sequence contains the following coding sequences:
- the ice2 gene encoding little elongation complex subunit 2, giving the protein MELVWEDPPVPDAPFFTRDLYDKYSLAPNIRELWSSLQSPVENSNIKHEGDASAARASCFSTKEEVAEFKDNSNISQEESCLYSDDGEDNVDNEAKEADDAFPDPRLPYPCLSSLSSNMHRAYLDCLIKKKTRDTPQALQARVNTEVMEFTRYLQDVAKICADDYFFMSQGARQYSEDFFRGCLECIKTYPQLYQIHEMTSLTGGTFNPGLTLTFEKQLLIMGNVDITDHKIVPADAQLASDYQSVSSENPPAKKAKDMHATISDDSNAQTLCDRYEPQVCLTRDALVRLLDNHGPGFGEQWELPVWVKCKQEKGSSQKKTVYVDSPLLKTEMTVRERSHFFHEESLKRSFNKNGSKNIFHVMTELPAGEQQLSQENSKRELVSFESGLDFDVDLTNLETFGETVSTKTSKLKKMQTEQDASISKKAAITSPLSKSKRSAENLVSCSSSQEEMDVSLTEMNDHTTEETTQPVVCDVTEPKTELMRQDSAQESDKDLIFAEDSDDEKLVIDDLVSPAKTPSTQAKPRTAPCSADSLSTPVSEHGSANSESSSPQKGKRQRRQPKRTNAAPESGDQLGEILRMQTAMFNTANDTAKQSTTSPETKTPTQCTGTPAHSHQTSLVKPCVTSYLERSQNQERETCTAPQESTPAAKFTSTERKKILSEDLQAGAEDEQDYEPPEEGNLLYKLYSLQDLLLMVRSSVSLTHSRNVRSSQNQFVPVHVLPKLEYQLCYGVECLSSSEACQLWTETTLHSSTVSYIAHINAFTSKVALLRKLPDAWKQNISCGFKPSKSLNILHHLLKKLTGLEEGQYLITHEAGKPFVTLLKEAKGNVSRGSYNLQQAHSTVPKLPASDLAPWIPVDPAVVLPFHLKHGRVPCTFPLTPMLKTKYSHGAGQANNNQKTGGKKKKKRAAKRKKYIERLIEKSI; this is encoded by the exons ATGGAGCTGGTGTG GGAGGATCCTCCAGTCCCTGATGCTCCTTTCTTTACCAGGGATCTCTATGACAAATATTCACTTGCGCCTAACATCAGAGAGCTATGGTCCTCTCTCCAAAG TCCTGTAGAAAATTCCAACATTAAACACGAGGGTGATGCTAGTGCTGCCAGAGCTTCTTGCTTTTCCACCAAAGAAGAAGTTGCAGAGTTTAAAGACAACAGTAACATCAGCCAGGAAGAGTCGTGCTTGTACAGTGATGATGGAGAGGACAATGTGGACAATGAAGCAAAGGAGGCAGATGATGCTTTTCCTGATCCCAGACTGCCCTACCCGTGTTTGTCCAGTCTGTCCAGCAATATGCACAGGGCATATCTCGATTGTTTGATCAAAAAGAAAACGAGGGATACTCCACAG GCCTTACAGGCACGAGTGAACACTGAAGTAATGGAGTTCACGAGGTACTTACAGGATGTCGCCAAAATATGTGCTGACGACTACTTCTTCATGTCACAGGGAGCCAGGCAATATTCAGAG GATTTCTTCCGGGGCTGTTTGGAGTGCATCAAGACATATCCTCAGCTCTACCAGATCCATGAGATGACTAGTTTGACAGGGGGGACGTTCAACCCAGGGCTCACGCTGACCTTTGAAAAACAGCTGCTAATCATG GGCAATGTGGATATTACCGACCACAAGATAGTGCCTGCTGATGCGCAGCTTGCATCGGATTATCAGAGTGTTTCATCAGAGAATCCTCCAGCTAAAAAAGCTAAGGACATGCACGCT aCAATCAGTGATGATAGTAACGCCCAAACCCTGTGTGATCGCTATGAGCCCCAAGTGTGTCTGACTCGAGATGCTCTTGTCAGGCTGCTAGACAACCATGGCCCTGGCTTTGGAGAGCAATGGGAACTGCCTGTTTGGGTTAAATGCAAACAAGAGAAAG GCAGCAGTCAGAAGAAGACTGTGTATGTAGACTCTCCACTTTTGAAGACTGAAATGACAGTGAGGGAGAGGAGTCACTTCTTCCACGAGGAGAGTTTAAAGCGTTCCTTTAATAAGAATGGAAGTAAAAATATTTTCCATGTAATGACAGAGCTTCCTGCAGGCGAGCAGCAACTCTCACAG GAGAATTCAAAAAGGGAATTAGTGTCTTTTGAAAGTGGTCTTGACTTTGATGTGGATCTCACTAACCTGGAGACATTTGGGGAGACCGTGTCGACTAAAACCTCCAAGTTGAAAAAGATGCAGACTGAGCAGGATGCATCCATAAGTAAAAAAGCAGCTATTACCTCTCCTTTAAGTAAGAGTAAAAGGTCAGCGGAGAATCTTGTAAGTTGCAGCAGTTCACAAGAAGAGATGGACGTGTCTTTGACGGAAATGAACGATCACACAACAGAGGAGACGACTCAGCCAgttgtgtgtgatgtcactgagccAAAAACTGAACTTATGAGACAGGACTCTGCTCAGGAAAGTGACAAAGACCTCATTTTTGCGGAGGACTCGGATGATGAGAAGCTGGTCATTGATGACCTTGTGTCTCCTGCCAAAACCCCCTCAACACAAGCTAAGCCTAGAACCGCACCGTGCTCTGCAGACTCCCTGAGCACACCTGTCTCTGAGCATGGATCTGCAAACTCGGAGTCATCTTCCCCTCAAAAAGGTAAAAGGCAGAGGCGACAACCCAAAAGAACAAATGCAGCACCCGAGTCTGGTGACCAGCTGGGTGAGATCCTGCGCATGCAGACAGCTATGTTCAACACCGCTAATGACACAGCAAAACAATCCACAACATCTCCAGAGACCAAGACTCCAACCCAATGTACGGGAACCCCAGCCCACTCCCACCAAACATCTCTGGTCAAGCCCTGTGTGACCTCATATTTGGAGAGAAGCCAGAACCAGGAGAGGGAGACCTGCACTGCACCTCAGGAATCTACACCTGCAGCCAAGTTTACTTCTACAGAGCGCAAAA AAATACTCTCAGAAGACCTGCAGGCTGGGGCCGAGGACGAACAAGACTACGAGCCTCCAGAGGAAGGCAACCTGCTCTATAAGCTCTACAGTCTGCAGGATCTGTTGCTCATGGTGCGCAGCTCTGTTTCACTGACCCATTCCAGAAATGTTCGCTCTTCCCAAAACCAG TTTGTGCCAGTGCATGTCCTGCCAAAGCTTGAGTACCAGTTGTGTTATGGTGTTGAGTGTTTAAGCAGCAGTGAGGCCTGTCAGCTGTGGACTGAGACTACGCTCCACTCCAGCACTGTCTCCTACATAG CTCACATCAATGCGTTCACATCAAAAGTAGCTCTGCTGAGAAAGCTGCCTGACGCCTGGAAACAGAACATCTCGTGTGGGTTCAA GCCTTCCAAGTCACTCAATATCCTGCACCACCTCCTGAAAAAACTAACTGG gcTAGAAGAAGGACAGTACCTGATTACACACGAGGCTGGTAAACCCTTTGTTACCTTATTAAAAGAAGCTAAGGGAAATGTGAGTCGGGGGTCTTACAACCTGCAGCAGGCCCACAGCACTGTCCCGAAGCTCCCAGCCTCTGACCTTGCACCCTGGATACCTGTTGATCCAGCAGTGGTGCTTCCCTTTCATCTGAAGCATGGCCGTGTCCCCTGCACCTTTCCTCTAACACCCATGTTGAAG ACAAAGTATAGCCATGGAGCTGGACAGGCGAACAACAACCAGAAAACAGGaggtaaaaagaagaagaaacgagCAGCGAAACGTAAGAAATATATTGAAAGGCTAATTGAGAAGTCCATTTGA
- the LOC132972495 gene encoding annexin A2-A-like yields MALVSEFLGQMCLNIGAHEPKYPTVVPALDFDPVKDAARIETAIKTKGVDEQTIIDVLTKRTYSQRREIAFAYERSSKKNMITALKGALSGSLETVILGLMKSTTQFDASEIRGSIKGLGTDEETLIEILCSRSNDELVEIKKEYRQLFGKELEKDVSGDTSGHFAKLLLALVQTKRAAPTSVVDYEKIDEDARALYDAGVKIKGTDVATWISIMSERSVSHLKKVFERYRSYSPYDMQESIVKEVKGDLQDSFLALVQCFENKQQYFANRLSHAMKGKGAKDKILTRIIVSRCEVDLKKICSDYKTNFGQSLQKTIMEHTKGDYQKVLLGLCGPDE; encoded by the exons ATGGCTTTGGTATCAGAGTTTCTGGGACAGATGTGTCTGAACATTGGG GCCCATGAACCCAAATACCCCACCGTGGTACCTGCTCTTGACTTTGACCCAGTCAAAGATGCTGCCAGAATAGAGACGGCCATCAAAACCAAAG GAGTGGATGAGCAGACCATCATTGACGTCCTCACAAAGCGGACCTACTCACAAAGGAGAGAAATTGCTTTTGCATATGAACGGAGTTCAAAGAAG AACATGATCACAGCCCTGAAGGGGGCGCTGTCTGGCTCTCTGGAAACCGTGATCCTTGGACTGATGAAGAGCACGACTCAGTTTGATGCCTCAGAGATCCGAGGATCTATCAAG GGCTTAGGAACTGATGAAGAAACCCTGATTGAGATTCTGTGCTCACGCAgcaatgatgagctggtggagATCAAGAAAGAGTACCGTCAGT TGTTCGGGAAGGAACTGGAAAAAGATGTGTCGGGTGACACCTCTGGACATTTCGCTAAGCTGCTCCTGGCTCTGGTGCAG ACCAAAAGAGCCGCACCAACCTCTGTGGTAGACTACGAAAAAATTGATGAAGACGCCAGA GCACTGTACGACGCTGGAGTAAAGATTAAAGGGACTGATGTGGCAACCTGGATCTCCATCATGTCTGAGAGGAGCGTATCCCACCTGAAAAAAG TGTTTGAGAGGTACAGGAGTTACAGCCCgtacgacatgcaggaaagcatCGTGAAGGAAGTTAAAGGAGACTTACAAGACTCCTTCCTGGCATTAG TTCAatgctttgaaaacaaacagcagtatTTTGCCAACAGACTGAGTCATGCCATGAAG GGTAAAGGAGCCAAAGACAAGATATTGACCAGAATCATCGTGTCACGCTGTGAGGTGGACCTGAAGAAAATCTGCTCTGATTACAAAACCAACTTTGGACAGTCCCTGCAAAAGACTATTATG gaACACACCAAGGGAGACTACCAGAAGGTTCTGCTTGGCCTGTGTGGACCAGACGAGTAA